One Drosophila willistoni isolate 14030-0811.24 chromosome XL unlocalized genomic scaffold, UCI_dwil_1.1 Seg142, whole genome shotgun sequence genomic region harbors:
- the LOC6653015 gene encoding diphosphomevalonate decarboxylase produces the protein MHTVTCIAPVNIALIKYWGKRNEELILPINDSISMTLNANEMCAKTTISSWETFKANRMWLNGEEVTFEENARLMRCLDGVRRLAVANGALKVPLNWKVHIASRNNFPTAAGLASSAAGYACLVYTLARLYGIPINEELTAVARQGSGSACRSLYGGFVRWHSGVLDDGSDSVAKQVVSPDHWPNMHILILVVNDARKKTPSTKGMQRAVTTSALIQHRAKVVVPRRTEELTEAIQLRDFNSFAEITMKDSNQFHAIALDTYPPCVYMNDVSHSIVNFVHAYNEAVGSLQAAYTFDAGPNACLYVLEENVPQLLAAIQLAFPNDLVPSVEYLRGIQVPNFGSQNEKLPSKLSDADFLEKRSKNVLKYIIHTKIGNGPSQLSDDNSLLVDGLPVSSL, from the exons ATGCATACAGTGACTTGTATAGCGCCAGTAAACATTGCCCTTATTAAATACT GGGGCAAACGAAATGAGGAACTTATACTTCCAATCAATGACTCCATTAGCATGACGCTTAATGCAAATGAG ATGTGCGCAAAGACGACAATCTCATCTTGGGAAACGTTTAAAGCAAATCGAATGTGGCTAAATGGTGAGGAAGTTACTTTTGAAGAGAATGCACGACTAATGCGTTGTCTGGACGGGG TACGTCGCCTGGCGGTGGCAAATGGTGCACTTAAAGTTCCATTGAATTGGAAAGTGCATATTGCATCGCGTAACAACTTTCCAACTGCTGCTGGACTGGCATCGAGTGCAGCTGGCTACGCCTGCCTTGTGTACACATTGGCCCGTTTGTATGGCATTCCAATTAATGAGGAATTAACCGCCGTGGCACGACAGGGCAGTGGATCGGCTTGCCGCAGTTTATACGGTGGCTTCGTTCGCTGGCATAGCGGTGTCCTAGATGATGGAAGCGACTCAGTTGCCAAGCAAGTAGTATCCCCGGACCACTGGCCCAATATGCATATCCTTATTCTAGTTGTGAACGACGCACGCAAAAAGACCCCCTCTACCAAGGGAATGCAACGTGCCGTTACTACCTCAGCGTTGATTCAACATCGTGCCAAGGTTGTGGTTCCCCGTAGAACGGAAGAACTTACAGAAGCAATCCAGTTGCGGGATTTCAATTCGTTTGCTGAAATCACTATGAAGGACTCCAATCAGTTTCATGCCATTGCTTTGGACACATATCCGCCGTGTGTCTACATGAATGATGTGTCTCATTCCATTGTCAATTTCGTGCATGCCTACAATGAGGCTGTTGGCAGCTTGCAGGCTGCCTACACCTTTGATGCCGGACCAAATGCGTGCCTTTATGTCCTGGAGGAAAATGTACCGCAGCTCTTAGCTGCCATACAATTGGCTTTCCCAAATGATTTGGTGCCAAGTGTGGAATATTTACGGGGAATTCAAGTGCCAAACTTTGGCTCACAGAATGAAAAGCTTCCGTCTAAGTTGAGTGATGCTGACTTTCTCGAGAAGCGCTCCAAAAATGTCCTCAAATACATTATTCACACCAAAATTGGCAATGGTCCGAGCCAACTGAGCGACGATAATAGTCTTCTGGTAGATGGTCTACCAGTATCTTCACTCTAG
- the LOC6653017 gene encoding probable fumarate hydratase, mitochondrial isoform X1 has translation MVFQLLQRSSLRGLPQLAKPWATTANAIGLRQASSSQEFRVESDTFGELKVPADKYYGAQTMRSQINFPIGGPTERMPKPVVQAMGILKKAAAEVNKEFGLDTKVSEAISKAADDVISGKLYDDHFPLVIWQTGSGTQSNMNVNEVISNRAIELLGGKLGSKTPVHPNDHVNKSQSSNDTFPTAIHISVALELNNNLKPAIKTLHDALAAKSAEFKDIIKIGRTHTMDAVPLTLGQEFSGYAQQLAYALERIDACLPRVYELALGGTAVGTGLNTRKGFAEKCAAKIAELTKLPFVTAPNKFEALAARDAMVEVHGVLNTIAVSLMKIGNDIRFLGSGPRCGLGELSLPENEPGSSIMPGKVNPTQCESLTMLSAQVMGNQVAVTIGGSNGHFELNVFKPLIVSNVLRSIRLLSDGSRTFTANCVNGIQANRDNIAKIMNESLMLVTALNPHIGYDKAAKIAKTAHKNGTTLKQEAINLGYLTEQQFNDWVKPEEMLGPK, from the exons atggttttccaaCTGCTGCAGCGCTCCAGCTTACGCGGTTTGCCACAATTGGCCAAGCCATGGGCAACAACCGCCAATGCAATTGGCCTACGCCAG GCTTCTTCATCTCAGGAATTCCGCGTGGAGAGCGATACCTTTGGTGAACTGAAGGTGCCCGCTGATAAGTATTATGGCGCCCAGACTATGCGATCTCAGATCAACTTTCCAATTGGCGGTCCTACAGAACGCATGCCC AAACCTGTTGTTCAGGCCATGGGCATATTGAAAAAGGCCGCTGCCGAGGTAAATAAGGAATTCGGTCTTGATACCAAAGTCAGTGAGGCCATATCAAAGGCTGCCGATGACGTCATATCGGGCAAGCTGTATGATGATCATTTTCCCTTGGTCATCTGGCAAACCGGCTCGGGCACTCAGAGTAACATGAATGTGAATGAG gtTATTAGCAATCGCGCCATTGAACTGCTGGGTGGCAAATTGGGCTCAAAGACTCCGGTTCATCCCAATGATCATGTGAATAAGTCGCAGAGCTCCAATGACACCTTCCCAACGGCCATACACATTTCCGTCGCCCTGGAGCTGAATAATAATTTGAAACCCGCCATTAAAACACTGCATGACGCTTTGGCCGCCAAATCGGCTGAGTTTAAGGACATCATTAAGATTGGCCGTACTCACACCATGGACGCTGTTCCACTGACATTGGGTCAGGAGTTTAGTGGTTATGCACAACAGTTAGCCTATGCCCTGGAACGTATCGATGCCTGCTTGCCGCGAGTCTATGAGTTGGCTTTGGGTGGTACTGCTGTGGGAACGGGCCTCAATACACGTAAAGGTTTTGCCGAGAAGTGTGCCGCCAAGATTGCCGAGCTGACCAAGCTACCATTTGTGACAGCACCAAACAAGTTCGAGGCTCTGGCTGCACGTGATGCCATGGTTGAAGTGCACGGAGTACTTAATACCATTGCTGTTAGCCTGATGAAAATCGGCAATGACATACGGTTTTTGGGCTCTGGCCCACGTTGTGGTTTGGGTGAACTCTCACTGCCAGAAAATGAGCCAGGAAGCTCTATTATGCCCGGCAAAGTGAATCCAACCCAATGCGAATCGTTGACCATGTTGTCTGCCCAAGTAATGGGTAACCAGGTTGCTGTCACCATTGGAGGATCCAATGGTCATTTCGAATTGAATGTCTTTAAACCTTTGATTGTTTCCAATGTCCTCAGATCCATTCGATTGCTGT CCGATGGCAGTCGCACTTTCACCGCCAACTGTGTCAATGGCATTCAAGCCAATCGCGATAATATTGCTAAGATCATGAACGAATCCTTGATGTTGGTCACTGCCCTGAATCCACACATTGGCTATGATAAAGCAGCGAAAATTGCCAAGACAGCACATAAAAACGGCACTACCCTCAAGCAGGAAGCCATAAACTTGGGCTATCTAACCGAACAGCAATTCAATGACTGGGTCAAACCCGAAGAGATGCTGGGACCCAAGTAA
- the LOC6653014 gene encoding uncharacterized protein LOC6653014, whose translation MSKGVEKPLVNHIFLTSNGEYVTNVLKLCERITLQQKRVLLITHRQSSFVSNLESNPFGMLALDMTVCPVDDVESAPVTIIRLFDQMVLPDIIIFDMHSIIWSMLQRPVMQQCSTDKLVRNIAKCSAAFTNYLGMVRESKQCKMSLNPARVDTLVIMPQESYPLTPAQFQLLIDLYFYDNECSTNFSQISTSIGAAQGFK comes from the exons ATGAGCAAAGGAGTTGAGAAACCTCTTGTTAATCACATTTTCTTGACCTCTAACGGCGAATACGTCACAAATGTTCTTAAG cTATGCGAACGAATCACTTTGCAGCAGAAGCGGGTTCTATTAATCACTCATCGCCAAAGCAGTTTTGTTTCCAATCTGGAGAGCAATCCTTTTGGAATGCTGGCCCTGGATATGACTGTATGTCCCGTTGACGATGTGGAGAGTGCACCGGTTACTATAATTCGATTGTTTGATCAGATGGTGCTGCCGGACATAATTATCTTTGATATGCATTCAATTATTTGGTCAATGCTCCAGCGGCCAGTGATGCAGCAGTGCTCGACAGATAAATTGGTGCGCAACATAGCCAAGTGCTCGGCGGCCTTCACCAATTACCTGGGAATGGTGCGTGAGTCCAAGCAGTGCAAAATGTCATTGAACCCCGCCAGAGTGGACACACTTGTTATAATGCCCCAGGAATCGTATCCACTGACTCCAGCGCAGTTTCAGTTGCTAATTGATCTCTATTTCTATGACAATGAGTGTTCGACCAACTTCTCGCAGATCTCAACCTCAATAGGTGCAGCGCAGGGATTCAAGTAA
- the LOC6653016 gene encoding probable fumarate hydratase, mitochondrial, translated as MLGLRLRGCIFKQSLNQCEQYLSQTKVLYSKTTNEKNKAKDGQKFRNEKDTMGELKVPADKLYGAQTMRSKLNFPIGGIAERMPLPVIQAMGILKKACAEVNKEYGLDPKISEAISCACDDVISGKYYKKGHFPLVIWQTGSGTQTNMNTNEVISNAAIRGMGGELGSKKPVHPNDHVNKSQSSNDTFPTAIHISVGMELNNRLIPSVTHLRDVIKCKSESFEDIIKIGRTHLMDAVPLTLGQEFSGYAQQLANGLGRINTCLPRVYELALGGTAVGTGLNTHKGFAEKVAKRVAELTNLPFVKAPNFFEALAARDAMVEVHGVLNTIAVSLMKIANDIRLLGSGPRCGLGELKLPENEPGSSIMPGKVNPTQCESLTMICAQVMGNQTAVSIGGANGHFELNVFMPLIVSNVLRSIRLLADGCMSFSKSCVEGIEPNKDRINKIMNESLMLVTALNPHIGYDKAAAIAKNAHANGTTLKDEAIKAGITEEQFKEWVNPKEMLGPK; from the exons ATGTTGGGTTTAAGATTACGCGGCTGTATTTTTAAGCAAAGCCTGAACCAATGTGAACAATATTTAAGCCAAACCAAAGTGCTCTACAGCAAAACT ACCAATGAGAAAAACAAAGCTAAAGATGGACAAAAATTCCGAAACGAAAAAGATACTATGGGAGAGCTCAAAGTGCCAGCGGATAAGCTGTATGGCGCCCAAACAATGAGATCTAAGCTTAATTTTCCTATTGGCGGTATAGCCGAACGTATGCCG TTGCCCGTAATTCAAGCAATGGGAATTTTAAAGAAAGCATGTGCCGAAGTTAATAAAGAATATGGCTTAGATCCAAAAATCTCTGAAGCCATATCGTGTGCTTGCGATGATGTTATCTCTGGAAAGTATTATAAAAAGGGCCATTTCCCTTTGGTTATTTGGCAGACTGGTTCAGGCACTCAAACTAATATGAATACCAACGAG GTTATTAGCAATGCAGCCATTAGAGGCATGGGTGGAGAGTTGGGCTCCAAGAAGCCAGTTCATCCTAACGATCATGTGAACAAGTCGCAGAGCTCAAATGATACGTTCCCCACGGCCATACACATAAGTGTGGGCATGGAACTGAACAATCGTCTGATACCATCGGTGACCCATCTGAGGGATGTCATTAAATGCAAATCGGAGAGCTTTGAGGACATTATTAAGATCGGGCGCACCCATTTAATGGATGCAGTACCTCTGACTTTGGGTCAAGAATTCAGCGGTTATGCTCAACAGTTGGCCAATGGCCTAGGCAGAATAAATACCTGTCTGCCGCGAGTCTATGAATTGGCATTGGGCGGAACAGCAGTCGGCACTGGGCTAAACACCCATAAAGGATTTGCCGAGAAGGTAGCCAAACGAGTTGCCGAACTGACCAACTTGCCATTCGTCAAGGCTCCAAATTTCTTTGAAGCCCTGGCTGCACGTGACGCAATGGTCGAGGTTCATGGAGTACTCAATACCATAGCTGTGAGTCTTATGAAAATTGCCAATGACATTCGATTGCTTGGATCTGGCCCGCGTTGTGGTCTGGGTGAGTTAAAGTTGCCGGAAAATGAGCCCGGCAGTTCTATAATGCCGGGAAAGGTGAATCCTACGCAATGTGAATCTCTCACCATGATATGTGCCCAGGTTATGGGCAATCAGACGGCCGTTTCCATAGGCGGTGCGAATGGTCATTTCgagttaaatgtttttatgcCACTGATAGTTTCCAACGTCCTTAGGTCCATACGTTTATTGG CTGATGGCTGCATGTCCTTCAGTAAGAGCTGTGTGGAAGGTATCGAACCCAATAAGGATcgcataaataaaataatgaatGAATCCCTGATGCTTGTGACGGCTCTAAATCCTCATATAGGTTATGACAAGGCTGCTGCCATAGCCAAAAATGCTCACGCAAATGGGACCACCCTTAAGGACGAAGCCATCAAGGCGGGCATCACCGAAGAACAATTCAAGGAATGGGTTAATCCCAAAGAAATGCTTGGACCCAAGTAG
- the LOC6653018 gene encoding NADH dehydrogenase [ubiquinone] 1 beta subcomplex subunit 8, mitochondrial encodes MSALMKSACLAQKVLVANPSLARLAVRNLAGWNKDYKPAAYPKTEKERLAAAKKYYLLPEEYKPYADDGLGYGDYPKVGGGWGAEAKDTYYPWDFPEHKRNLHEPVSVDHDLYGEDRYSQAEPPRFSNSYYFVSFLGVMSGCLALYYWLEDKKMYRPVAEKQYPGNGVKHYTFEQ; translated from the exons ATGTCTGCTCTGATGAAATCGGCATGCCTAGCCCAGAAGGTGTTGGTAGCCAATCCTTCATTGGCCCGCCTGGCTGTAAGGAATC tgGCTGGCTGGAACAAGGACTACAAGCCGGCTGCCTatccaaaaacagaaaaagaacgTCTGGCAGCGGCTAAGAAATACTACCTTCTTCCCGAGGAATACAAGCCATATGCCGACGATGGTTTAGGCTATGGTGACTATCCCAAAGTGGGTGGCGGTTGGGGCGCAGAAGCCAAGGATACTTACTATCCATGGGATTTCCCCGAGCATAAGCGTAATTTGCATGAACCC GTCTCAGTAGATCATGATTTATATGGCGAGGATCGTTATTCACAGGCAGAGCCCCCACGCTTTAGCAATTCATATTACTTTGTAAGCTTTCTGGGCGTCATGTCTGGCTGCCTTGCCCTCTACTATTGGCTGGAGGATAAGAAAATGTATCGTCCGGTCGCCGAAAAGCAATATCCTGGAAATGGCGTAAAGCACTACACTTTTGAGCAGTAA
- the LOC6653019 gene encoding DNA replication licensing factor Mcm6 translates to MDVADAQIGQLRVKDEVGIRTQKLFQDFLEEFKEEGEIKYQRPAANLESPDRCTLEVSFEDVEKYDQNLATAIIEEYYHVYPFLCQSVSNYVKDRIGLKTSKDCYVAFTEVPTRHKVRDLTTSKIGTLIRISGQVVRTHPVHPELVSGTFMCLDCQTEIRNVEQQFKFTNPTICRNPVCSNRRRFMLDVEKSLFLDFQKIRIQETQAELPRGCIPRAVEIILRSELVETVQAGDRYDFTGTLIVVPDVSVLSTPGTKAEMGSRHKPGEGSEGVTGLKALGVRELNYRLAFLACSVQATTARFGGTDLPMSEVTAEDMKKQMTDAEWHKIYEMSKDRHLYQNLITSLFPSVYGNDEVKRGILLQLFGGVAKTTTEKTSLRGDINVCIVGDPSTAKSQFLKQVSDFSPRAIYTSGKASSAAGLTAAVVRDEESFDFVIEAGALMLADNGICCIDEFDKMDQRDQVAIHEAMEQQTISIARAGVRATLNARTSILAAANPINGRYDRSKSLQQNIQLSAPIMSRFDLFFILVDECNEVVDYAIARKIVDLHSNIEECVERAYSREEVLRYVTFARQFKPIIGQEAGKMLVENYGHLRQRDTGSSGRSTWRITVRQLESMIRLSEAMAKLECSNRVLEKHVKEAFRLLNKSIIRVEQPDIHLDDDDEDVNVDEGIPEDIDMENNGAAANMINEEMDTSGTATIQKKKFTLSFEDYKNLSTMLVLHMRSEESRCEVEGADTGMKRSDVVTWYLEQVADQIESEDELISRKNLIEKLIDRLIYHDQVIIPLKTSNLKPHRSVRPGTQEEEDVDDDPLLVVHPNYIVE, encoded by the coding sequence ATGGATGTCGCCGATGCCCAAATTGGACAGCTACGCGTGAAGGATGAAGTCGGCATACGCacccaaaaacttttccagGACTTTCTTGAAGAGTTCAAAGAGGAGGGCGAAATCAAATATCAGCGACCAGCTGCCAATTTGGAATCTCCCGATCGATGCACTTTAGAGGTCAGTTTCGAGGATGTAGAGAAATATGATCAGAATCTGGCTACCGCCATTATTGAGGAATACTACCATGTCTACCCATTCCTGTGTCAATCAGTATCAAACTACGTCAAAGATCGCATTGGCCTGAAGACCAGCAAGGATTGCTACGTAGCCTTCACTGAGGTTCCGACGCGGCATAAAGTTCGAGATTTGACCACATCGAAAATTGGCACACTGATTCGCATTTCTGGACAAGTGGTGCGCACCCATCCGGTTCATCCAGAGTTGGTTTCGGGTACATTCATGTGCCTAGATTGTCAAACAGAAATTCGAAACGTTGAGCAGCAATTCAAATTTACCAATCCCACCATCTGCCGGAATCCCGTGTGCTCCAATCGCCGCCGATTCATGTTGGATGTAGAGAAATCTCTGTTCCTGGACTTTCAAAAGATTCGAATCCAAGAGACGCAAGCAGAACTACCCAGAGGCTGCATACCGAGGGCGGTCGAGATAATCTTACGATCTGAACTGGTTGAAACGGTTCAGGCCGGAGATCGTTATGACTTCACAGGCACTCTCATAGTGGTACCCGATGTTTCAGTGCTGAGTACACCAGGAACCAAAGCGGAAATGGGTTCCCGTCATAAGCCAGGCGAAGGCAGCGAAGGTGTAACCGGCTTAAAGGCTCTGGGCGTAAGGGAACTCAACTACCGCTTGGCCTTTTTGGCCTGCAGCGTCCAGGCCACAACCGCTCGCTTTGGCGGCACCGATCTGCCTATGTCTGAGGTCACTGCCGAGGACATGAAGAAACAAATGACCGATGCCGAATGGCACAAGATCTATGAGATGTCCAAAGATCGTCATTTATATCAAAATTTAATCACCAGTCTCTTTCCATCCGTTTATGGCAATGATGAAGTTAAACGGGGCATTCTGCTCCAACTGTTTGGTGGTGTGGCCAAAACCACTACGGAGAAGACTTCGTTGAGGGGCGACATCAATGTGTGCATTGTGGGTGATCCGAGTACAGCGAAATCCCAGTTTCTCAAGCAAGTCTCTGATTTCTCGCCGCGTGCCATTTATACCTCAGGCAAAGCATCGTCGGCAGCTGGTTTGACCGCTGCTGTGGTCCGGGATGAGGAAAGCTTTGACTTTGTTATTGAGGCGGGTGCTCTGATGTTGGCGGACAACGGAATTTGCTGCATTGATGAGTTCGATAAAATGGATCAGCGGGATCAGGTGGCCATTCACGAAGCCATGGAACAGCAGACCATATCCATTGCCAGAGCCGGAGTACGAGCCACTCTTAATGCGAGAACATCAATTCTGGCAGCAGCAAATCCTATCAATGGACGCTACGATCGCTCCAAGAGTTTGCAACAAAATATCCAGTTGTCCGCCCCAATTATGTCCAGATTCGATTTGTTCTTCATCCTGGTCGATGAATGTAACGAGGTGGTCGACTATGCCATTGCTCGCAAAATTGTCGATCTGCATTCCAACATTGAGGAGTGTGTGGAACGAGCCTACAGCCGCGAAGAGGTCCTACGCTATGTGACCTTTGCCCGTCAATTCAAACCGATTATTGGGCAAGAGGCTGGCAAAATGCTGGTGGAGAATTACGGACATTTGCGTCAAAGGGACACTGGGTCGTCGGGACGCAGCACTTGGCGCATCACTGTCCGACAATTGGAATCGATGATACGACTCAGCGAGGCTATGGCCAAGCTGGAGTGCTCAAATCGAGTCCTCGAGAAGCATGTGAAAGAGGCTTTTCGTCTCTTGAATAAATCCATCATTAGGGTGGAACAGCCAGATATTCATTtggacgatgatgatgaagatgtcAATGTTGATGAAGGAATACCCGAGGATATTGATATGGAGAACAATGGTGCGGCTGCCAATATGATTAATGAGGAAATGGATACATCGGGAACGGCTACTATTCAGAAAAAGAAATTCACTTTATCATTCGAGGATTATAAGAACTTATCCACAATGTTGGTCTTGCATATGCGCTCCGAGGAATCTCGCTGTGAGGTGGAAGGTGCCGATACAGGCATGAAACGCAGCGATGTTGTCACCTGGTATCTGGAGCAGGTGGCTGACCAAATTGAGTCCGAGGATGAGCTTATATCACGCAAAAATCTAATTGAGAAACTGATCGATCGACTAATCTATCATGATCAGGTCATTATCCCATTGAAGACGTCCAATCTTAAGCCACACAGAAGTGTTAGACCCGGGACTCAAGAGGAAGAGGATGTCGATGATGATCCGCTGCTGGTGGTGCATCCCAATTACATAGTAGAATAA
- the LOC6653017 gene encoding probable fumarate hydratase, mitochondrial isoform X2 encodes MASSSQEFRVESDTFGELKVPADKYYGAQTMRSQINFPIGGPTERMPKPVVQAMGILKKAAAEVNKEFGLDTKVSEAISKAADDVISGKLYDDHFPLVIWQTGSGTQSNMNVNEVISNRAIELLGGKLGSKTPVHPNDHVNKSQSSNDTFPTAIHISVALELNNNLKPAIKTLHDALAAKSAEFKDIIKIGRTHTMDAVPLTLGQEFSGYAQQLAYALERIDACLPRVYELALGGTAVGTGLNTRKGFAEKCAAKIAELTKLPFVTAPNKFEALAARDAMVEVHGVLNTIAVSLMKIGNDIRFLGSGPRCGLGELSLPENEPGSSIMPGKVNPTQCESLTMLSAQVMGNQVAVTIGGSNGHFELNVFKPLIVSNVLRSIRLLSDGSRTFTANCVNGIQANRDNIAKIMNESLMLVTALNPHIGYDKAAKIAKTAHKNGTTLKQEAINLGYLTEQQFNDWVKPEEMLGPK; translated from the exons ATG GCTTCTTCATCTCAGGAATTCCGCGTGGAGAGCGATACCTTTGGTGAACTGAAGGTGCCCGCTGATAAGTATTATGGCGCCCAGACTATGCGATCTCAGATCAACTTTCCAATTGGCGGTCCTACAGAACGCATGCCC AAACCTGTTGTTCAGGCCATGGGCATATTGAAAAAGGCCGCTGCCGAGGTAAATAAGGAATTCGGTCTTGATACCAAAGTCAGTGAGGCCATATCAAAGGCTGCCGATGACGTCATATCGGGCAAGCTGTATGATGATCATTTTCCCTTGGTCATCTGGCAAACCGGCTCGGGCACTCAGAGTAACATGAATGTGAATGAG gtTATTAGCAATCGCGCCATTGAACTGCTGGGTGGCAAATTGGGCTCAAAGACTCCGGTTCATCCCAATGATCATGTGAATAAGTCGCAGAGCTCCAATGACACCTTCCCAACGGCCATACACATTTCCGTCGCCCTGGAGCTGAATAATAATTTGAAACCCGCCATTAAAACACTGCATGACGCTTTGGCCGCCAAATCGGCTGAGTTTAAGGACATCATTAAGATTGGCCGTACTCACACCATGGACGCTGTTCCACTGACATTGGGTCAGGAGTTTAGTGGTTATGCACAACAGTTAGCCTATGCCCTGGAACGTATCGATGCCTGCTTGCCGCGAGTCTATGAGTTGGCTTTGGGTGGTACTGCTGTGGGAACGGGCCTCAATACACGTAAAGGTTTTGCCGAGAAGTGTGCCGCCAAGATTGCCGAGCTGACCAAGCTACCATTTGTGACAGCACCAAACAAGTTCGAGGCTCTGGCTGCACGTGATGCCATGGTTGAAGTGCACGGAGTACTTAATACCATTGCTGTTAGCCTGATGAAAATCGGCAATGACATACGGTTTTTGGGCTCTGGCCCACGTTGTGGTTTGGGTGAACTCTCACTGCCAGAAAATGAGCCAGGAAGCTCTATTATGCCCGGCAAAGTGAATCCAACCCAATGCGAATCGTTGACCATGTTGTCTGCCCAAGTAATGGGTAACCAGGTTGCTGTCACCATTGGAGGATCCAATGGTCATTTCGAATTGAATGTCTTTAAACCTTTGATTGTTTCCAATGTCCTCAGATCCATTCGATTGCTGT CCGATGGCAGTCGCACTTTCACCGCCAACTGTGTCAATGGCATTCAAGCCAATCGCGATAATATTGCTAAGATCATGAACGAATCCTTGATGTTGGTCACTGCCCTGAATCCACACATTGGCTATGATAAAGCAGCGAAAATTGCCAAGACAGCACATAAAAACGGCACTACCCTCAAGCAGGAAGCCATAAACTTGGGCTATCTAACCGAACAGCAATTCAATGACTGGGTCAAACCCGAAGAGATGCTGGGACCCAAGTAA